A segment of the Desulfofundulus kuznetsovii DSM 6115 genome:
ACCGGCCTGCGGAGGGGTGAGCTGCTGGCCCTGACGTGGGACTGCGTGGACATGACAAACGGAACCCTGACGGTGAAGCGGACCCTGGCCCGCGTGCGGCTGGTGGACGAAGGTAAATCCGAGCTGCGCTTTTCCGAACCAAAGACGGAAAGCGGGAAGAGGACCATTCCCCTGCTTCCCCAGGTGGTCCAGGAGCTTAAACGGCATAAGGCCCGGCAGAACGAGGAAAAGCTTTTCTTCGGGCAGGAATACCGGGACCATAACCTTGTTTTCGCAACACCGATGGGCACACCGATTGAACCCCGGAACTTTCACCGGAAGCATACGGAAATTTTGCGGAAGGCCGGATTAAGGCATGTCAGGCTGCATGACCTGCGGCATACCTTCGCGACAATCCTGCTGCAGGAAGGGGAGAACCCGGAGAACCTGCGGGACCTGCTGGGGCATAGCAGGACAAGCACCACCCTTGACCTGTACTGTCACTCCACGATGGAGGGAAAAAAGAAAGCCGTCGAGCGGCTGAAAACAGTTTTGTTCCTGTTGCAGTAAAATTGCAGTAAAATTGGCTGAAGGAAAAGGCTTCCACACACGGAAGCCTTGATTTTACTGGAGCGGGTGACGGGGATCGAACCCGCAGCCCTCAGCTTGGGAAGCTGATGCTCTACCATTGAGCTACACCCGCTTACTTTTTTATTATAGCAATTCCAAAAAAATAGTCAAGGGATCATCGCGGCAGGCTTTACGGCCTAGCCAGGTTATCATTCACAATGGTCTCCCGGGGGGCAACGCATCACGTCCAATATAAGCAAGGCCCGGAGACCGTCCGGGCCAGGGGCGGGGTATTTTCGCCCGGCACTTTGAAACGATGGAACATCGCTTTATAGAAAATGCCTCTGAAAACCTACGGCCTTGTGCCGTAGGATGAAAGAGGCATCGCCCGGTAGGGCGATAAATACTTCGCAAACATCTGTTTCCGTGGTATAATATCCCTCTGCTCTTTGACAATCAGTATGGGGTTGCAGCGGGTCAATGGGCCGCTGCGTAAAACTGATTCCCGAAAGAGACTGGTGCTTTGAAGTAAGCACGTATCTACGTAGCCAAATGGCGAAGTAGTAGACGCCCATGGACCGGGCCTTCCCGGCAAATGCCGGGATGTAGCTCACGAGGAAAGCGTAAGACCCAGCACTCAACACCCATCGTAACACTTGACTTCTAAGTGAGAACTTAATTTGGGTGTTGAGTGCTGGGGGGACGAAGCCCCGGGCTTGTCCCGGGGGAGGTTCACTAAAGCCCTTTGACGCCAACAATAACGTAAAACCAGGCGTTCTCCCCGGGCAAAAGGGATTTTACGGCCGGGTCCCGGCCCCGCCCCTCTTCCTCGAGATTCTGCCGGAAAAGTTGCAGGTTCTGGAAACAGCTCCCTACCAGTTCTTGAAATTCCTCCAGGGTGTATTCCCGGACGTGGAAGCTGTTAACCGGGGGGTCCTGGGGTCCCCGGCCGGGTGAAATAAGCAGCCGGTTGGGCGTGGAAACCAGGTAGAGACCTCCCGGCCTCAGCACCCGCCAGGCCTCCCGGACGCAGGTTTCCCCATCGGCAACGTGTTCGATGGTTTCAAAGGAAACCACCACGTCAAAGCTCCCGCCGGGGAAAGGGAGGGCGCAGACATCCCCCTGCTGGTAAACTACCCGGGGATGGGCGTAATTTTCCCGTGCATACTCAAGGCACTCCTGACCAATATCCACCCCCACCACCTTCTTCGCCCGTTCGGCCATCATCTGGGTGCCGTAACCCACCCCGCAGGCCGCATCCAGCACCTCCCGGCTGGCCACGAAAGCCAGGGCAAACTCGTAGCGCGCCAGGTGTTCGGCCATGGTCACCGGGTCGCTAAAACCGGGAACCGCCCTTTCACCGCTTATCACGGGATTGCTCATTGGTTGATACTCCCTTCCAGTATGAATTCAGAACAGGTAAATTTTTATCTCTTCAGAAACCAGGGACGGGTTATATAGATAGCCAGGCGAGCTTATGGTGGGGGTGCGGGGCCAGAGGTGGAGCTCCTTTCCGCAGATAAGCGCTCCCTGGCATTCCAGATCGCTATGGACGGCCCTTTGGGCCACAAGATCCGGTGTGTTTAAAGCATACTGCAGCGGCAACCCGTCTAAAGCCAGGTGGCTGTAATCGAACCCCATTAATTCCAGGACCGTGGGCATAATATCCACCGTACTCACCGGCACGCCTACCTGCACGCCGGCCGGACCAGTGGAACGGGGCATCTTGACGATCAGGGGCACATGAATCTGGTCGGGGGTCAAAGTGAGACCGTGGTAAAAGTAGACGCCGTTTTCCCCCAGGGCCTCGCCGTGATCGGCAGTGACAATGACCATCAGTTCATCCCAGAGGCCCATTTCCTTCAGGGCACGGAGCAAGTCACCCACGATGTGATCTTCATACCGGATACCGCAATCATATCGAGCCAGGTAAAAACGGACATCATGCTGGTGTTTGGCCACACCGTCGGAATCATCGGCCAGCAGCTGGTAACGGGGAATTCCCCCGGCCTCCCCTTCATTCACCACCGGCAACAAGAGGGGGCTTTTCCCGTAGTCCTCCGGCCTGAAAAAAGTGTTAAAAGGAGCAGGTTGTATATAGGGACCGTGTACATCAAAATAGTGTATCCAGACAAAAAACGGTTGGCCGGTGTTGTCTTTTAACCATGCCAGTGCCCGCGCCGTGGTAAGGGGGCCGTCCCGCACCAGCTCATGGGGACGGTTTTCTTCTCCCCTGGTCATCTCGTCGTCGTACAGCACAAAGCCCTGGGAAAGTCCCCGGTGGCCATCCAGAACGGCGCAGCTGACGAAGGCCGCGGTGGACCAGCCCAGGCTCAGGAGGATCTCGGCCAGGGTCACTTCCTGATCGGAGTCCATTTTTCCGTCCCCCTGCCTGTAACCAACTGAATGATGGAGCACATATTTCCCCGTCATAATTGAGGTATGGGCCGGTAAAGTATAAGAGCATGGGGAGTAGGCCCGGCGGAAAAGAATGGCTTCCCGGGCCAGCGCATCCAGGTGGGGCGAGGTTTCCCGTTGATAACCGTAGCACCCCAGGTGATCCGCCCGCAGGGTATCAATGGTAATCATCAGTATGGAAAAGAACATATAGACTCCTCCCGCTTAAAAATACCCCAGTTGCCTTAAATCGGGCATGGCCCTTTCCTTGGCCGCGGCCCGCCCGGAGCGCTCCGCTTCACCGGGACCGGCCGGGCCGGTGCAGGGCCGGCAGCCCAGGCTGACATATCCCCGGTCATAAAGGGAGCAGTAGGGCAGGTGGTGCAGGCGGATATAGGCCCAGATATCCTCCCGGGTGAAATGCAGCAGGGGCTGCACGCGGATGTGGTCTTCCCGCGGGGAAATATAATCCTCGCCGGCCCGGGCCGGGTGCTCATCCCGCCGGATGGCGGTGAAAAGGTGGGAGACACGGTATTTTTCCAGTGCCCGCTTTAAAGGAACGGTTTTCAGCCGGTAACAGCACTGAACCTGGTCCCGGCCAATTTCTTCCGGGGGAATGGCCCCGATGTTATTTTCCCGCACCAGGTTAAACCCCCAGAGACGCTGCATCTTGTCAATAAACCGGTAAATTTCCGGAAACTTTACCCCGGTGTCAATGTTTAATACGGGTATGGCTATCTTCCCGCCTTGAACGGTACGGATCAGGTGAAGCAGCACCAGGGAATCCTTACCGCCGGAAAAAGTCACCATGGCCCCTTTGGCCTGCTCCAGCGCGGCAGCAATGATTTCTTTGGAACGCTCAATCTTTTCCGTGAACATAGGGTACCTCCTTGGAAAAGACAACCCAAATTTTTTAGCTTTTTACCATTTCGACCGCAAACACCGGGTATAATTACCGAACAGGTTATTTTCCAGGTCACGGTTTCCACTTTTCCCGAAACGTGTCCTCCGGCACGCCCTGTCGCAGAATCTTTTCCCAGCGGGCCAGGTCTGCATCCACCATCATGCGCACCAGTTCGGGAAAGGAAACCCGGGGCTCCCAGCCCAGTTTGGACCGGGCTTTGGAATAGTCCCCCTGGAGCAGATCCACTTCTGCCGGGCGGTAAAGGCGGGGATCCACAACCACGTATTTCCGCCAGTCCAGGCCGGCGTGGCTGAAGGCAATCTCCACCAGTTCCCGCACCGAGTGGGTTTCCCCGGTGGCAATCACGTAGTCACCGGGCTCATCCTGCTGCAGCATCAGCCACATGGCCTGCACGTAATCCCCGGCATAACCCCAGTCCCTGCGGCTTTCCAGGTTCCCCAGGCGAAGCTCACCGGCCAGGCCCAGCTTGATGCGGGCCACCCCGTCGCTGACCTTGCGGGTAACAAACTCCAGGCCCCGCCGGGGCGATTCGTGGTTAAACAATATACCGCTGCAGGCAAAAAGGCCGTAACTCTCCCGGTAGTTCACGGTGATGTAATGGCCGTAAACCTTGGCCACGCCGTAGGGACTGCGGGGATAAAAGGGCGTGTTTTCAGACTGGGGCGTTTCCTGTGCCCGGCCGAACATTTCCGAACTGGAGGCCTGGAAAAAGCGAATGCGCGGGTTTACGGTACGGATGGCCTCCAGCATGCGGGTAACCCCCAGGGCGGTAACCTGGGCTGTAAGCACCGGCTGCTGCCAGGAGACTCCCACGAAGGACTGGGCGGCCAGGTTGTAAACTTCATCGGGCCGGGCTTCCACCAGGGCGGCAATCAGGGAATTCTGGTCCGTCAAATCGCCGGGGATCAGCCGCAGGTCCTTTTCCAGGTGTTTGATTCTCTCCAGGTTGCCCACGCTGGAACGCCGCACCAGCCCGTAAACCCGGTACCCCTTCTCCAGTAAAAATTCGGCCAGGTAAGAGCCGTCCTGGCCCGTAATGCCCGTAATCAATGCCCGTTTCACTTGCCCTCACCCCTATGTGTTCAGAGGGCGGCAGCAGGCCCGCTCCACGTTCTCCGGGGAAGGCGGGTAATGATAGCGCAGGACATCTTTCCATTTGGCCACGAATTTTTCCCTGTTCACGGTCATGTAACGCCGCCATCCCCCGCTGCCGGCTGCAGCGGTTCCGCCGTCGTAATGGATGACCGCAGCCCCCGGAACATAAAGCACGGCCCATCCCGCCTGGCGCAGGCCAAAGCATAGATCGGCATCCTCGTAGTACATGGGAGCATAGCGGGGATCAAAACCTCCCATGGCCCGGAAGAGGTCCGCCCTGACCATAAGGCAGGCGCCGGAACAGTAATCAACCGGGCGGGGGTAATTGTACCTGGGCAGGGCGGGATCGTCGCCCCGGCCGTAGTTCCAGCCGGTGCCGTCCCTCCAGATGATGGCGCCGGCCTCCTGCAGCCTCCCGTCGGGGTAAAGCAGCCTGGCACCCGCCGCCCCCGCCCGCGGGTTTTCCTGCAAAGCAGCTACCAGGGCCGTCAGCCAGCCGGGGAGGGGCCGGGTGTCGCTGTTTAAAAAGAGAAGGTATTTGCCCCGGCTTGCCGCCGCCCCTTGATTGCAGGCATGGACAAAGCCCAGATTTATGGAGTTGGAAACCAGGCGCACCCCTCCCCCCAGTGTTTTCAGCCAGGCTGCCGTTTGCTTATCCGAGTTGTTGTCCACGATGATCAGTTCCCAGGGGAAGGCACGGCTGGTGTTTTTCCACAATGCCCGCAGGCAGTTTTGGATGTGTTCTAGCTGGTTGTGCACCGGTATGATGATGGAAACCAGCATGGCGTCACTCCTCGAATCCCTGTATCTTGCCCCACCTTTCTCTTTAGCTGGCCAATTTGTTAATGACCGCCTGATCAGCCTGGTATTTCAGCTTGACAGCAAACTGTAAATGGCCGGGGCCACCACGGGAAAACTGTAATGGCGGCGCACATGCTCCCGTCCTTTTTGAGACAGGCGGTCCCACAGGGACTGGTTTTGATAAAGGGCGGCCACCGCCCGGCTGAAGGAGACGGGATCGTCGGCCAGCAGCACGTTTTCACCGGGCTGCAGCCCCATACCCTCGGCACCCATGCTGGTGGTCACCACCGGTAAACCGGCGGCCATGGCCTCCACTATCTTGGTCTTTATCCCCGCCCCGTAGCGGATGGGGGCTACCATCAGGCGGCACTGCCCAAAGTAAGGAGCCAGAGAAGGCACATAGCCAGTCACCTTGATTCCGTCTGCTGCCCGATCCCGGATCTCTCGCGGGGGATTGTGGCCTACAATGTAGAGCTCCACCCCGGGGAGGTCTTTTTGCAAATGGGGCCAGATGTGATCGACCAGGTAAAACACGGCATCCGCATTGGGCGGGTGAAAAAAGTTTCCCACGTAAAGCAGGCCCTGGCGGCTGGAAAAGGGGTTGACCTGTGGCCAGGCATCGGCAATAATGGGAATGACCACTGTTTTGACACCTGGTGCCAGGCGGGAAATCATTTCGGCTTCCAGAGGGGTAACGGCAATAACCGCATCGGCCTGCCGGAAAACGGCCGTTTCTATTTCCCAGTGGCGATAGGCTTCTACAACCGCCTCCCGCCGCCCGGTAACCAGGGCCTCCCGCCACAACCGGATATGGGCGAGATCCACCGTATCTACAGCAATCCTGGTGCGGGGGGAATGGCGGCGGATCACCGGGATGCACGCCGCAGCGTTGGCCGCAAAATGAATGAAGGCAAGGTGAAAGGGGATTTCCCGCACCAGCTGGTCCAGCCCCACCACCCGGCAGTTCACCGGAACCTGCCGGTAAATCCGGGCCCCTTCTTCCACATAGAATTCAACCCCGGCCTCTTCAAAAACAGGGCGGTAAATCTCGTACCGCTCCCCCCGGAGCAGAAGATAAACCACCCGGTGGCCTGCTTCCACCAGGGCTCTTAAAATGCGTAAAACGCGCCATCCCCGGTCGGGATGGGGAAAAGACGGAAGGGCTCCGTCAATAAACAGCACGCTGGCCATCCTTGCCCCACCTACTCGCCAGATAATTCCTCAGCATATTCCCTTAAGAAAACCTGCCTTAACCGCTCATATTCCGCATCAATCCTGCCCGGACTCCGGTGGTAGCACCAGGGTTCTTCCTGGCGGGGCACCACCACCCGGTATCCCCGGCGGGCAAATTCCAGGCACTGGGAAAGATCGTAAAAGTGAAAACCGTCGATTATGTCCTCCCGCCAGGGCACATCGTAGCGGGTGACCATGAGCAGGCCGTCCACCGCCTGCACCACCTCGTAAAGGCCTGCGGGCTGGTTGAAGAGGAGCACCCGGGGTGGGTCCCCATGAGAAACTTTGCCGTAGCTTTTCCCCTCCCACCACATCCCCCTGGGCGGTATCTTTTTGCACCCGCACATGCCTATAAGCCCGATGGAGGGGTCCGCCCGAAAAATCTTCAAAACGTCCCGGCAGAAGTGACGGTTTAAAATAAATACATCGTCGTGCAGGTAAACCTTATAGGTAGCCGCACTCCTTTCCAACGCCCGGTTATAAGCAGCCGCAATACTGTGCCGGGACGCCACCCGCAGGACCTCCATCTGGACGTCGGGGCGTTCCAGCGCCAGCAGGTACTGGAGGCAGCGGCGGTAACGGGCGTCGTCCTGGCTGCAAATGATAAAAGCAAAATGCTCCACAAGAGACCCTCCATCCAGGATATGCTTATTGTGCCCTGCTGGTGAAAAAGGACCTCGCACTTAAACCGGCATGCCAAAGGTATTCACAAACCAGTCATCATCGTGCACCCGGCGGCGAAAATACTCATCCCGTTTTTTTAAGACGCCCGGTGCACTCGCCCGGGCCCAGGCTTCGGAAAAGCCCGCATAGGACCTGGCCATTGCCGCCACCCTGGCCAGGCGGTGGGGGTTGAAGTGCAGGGCCGCCAGCAGGAGAAGGTTGCGGGTGAGATTCTCCCCCGGCCTCTGGTAGGGTTTTAAAGGGCGGCTGATGTGTATAACTTTAACCCACGGCATTACCGCCACGACAAAACCAAAAAGCCATAACTTCAGCGAAAATTCTACATCGTCATATCCCCAGCCGGTGAAACCTTCTTCAAAGCCTCCCACCTCTAAAAAAACCTCCCGGCTCACGGCCAGGCAGCCAGCGGGAGCCAGGGGCACGGGTGAAAGAGAGCGGGGAGGCAGGGTCAGCCCCACCCAGGAAAGGTCTTTATTTAAGGTGCCGCCGTAGATGGCCAAGTGCGGGTTTTCCGTATGCACCAGGGCCGGGCAAACGGCATGGGCCTGCCCGGCCAGCACCGCCCGGGCCAGATCGCCCAGCCAGCCGCCGGGGACAATGATGTGGGCGTCGCAAAAAACCAGGAGCTCACCCCTGGCCCGGGCGGCTCCCAGGTTCCGGGCCCGGGCCGGCCCCAAACCGGGGGCATCGACAAGGTGCACGCGCCGGCTCAGCTCGCCCCCCCGCCGGAGAAAGTCGGCGCACCCATCCCGGGAGCCGTCATCCACCACAATGATCTCCATGGGACAACCGGAAGGCACGGTAAGCATAAACCGGATGGTTTGCTCCAGATAGGGCAGTTCATCCCGGCAAATAATAATTACCGAAGCCAGACCTTTTGACCCCCTTGCGGATGCTTCATGCATCTGTTGTAAACCACTCCAGGCGTTAAAAGGGTATTTTAAAACGCTCCATGAACCAATCGTCGTCATAGCGTCGGCGCTGGAAATAAATTTTACGCTTTTCCCAAACATCGCTGTCCAGCAGCCCTGCCATCACCCCGGCAAATCCGGGCTGCCCCCTGACCATCTCCATTACCCGCGCCAGACGCCTCCGGTTAAAGTGCAAAAAAGTCATGCGCAAAAAATTATGCAGCAGTTCACCCGCCCCTACCGGGTAAGGGTGGGCCTCCCGGAAAAGATGCCGCACCTGTACCTGCGGGTGCACCATAACCCGGAAACCGAAAAGCCAAATTTTGAGGCAAAATTCCTGGTCGTCAAAACCAAACCCGCAAAAACCCCTTTCAAATCCCCCTACCGCTTCGTACACCCGCCGGGATACCAGAAGACATCCCCCGGGAGCCAGAGGGACATAGGAAGGTCCCGGGGGACGGCTGTGCAACCACTGCCATTGCAGGTTGGTTCCCCAGGTAACCCCGTAACCCACCGCGTGGGGCCGGCGGGAATCGGCCATGGCCGGGCAAACCACCTCGGCCATACCCTCCCCGAGGGGGCGGGCCAGAGCCGTCAGCCAGCCGGGCGGCAATTCCAGGTGGGCATCGCAAAAACAAAGGATTTTTCCTGTGGCCCGGGCCGCCCCCGCATTGCGTGCACCGGCCACACCCAGGTTTTTCCCCTCAAACAACCGCACACCGGGCATTTCACCGGACCGCAGGAAATCACAGCACCCGTCGGTGGACCCGTCGTCCACCACAATAATTTCCTGCTCCGGTCCCCGGGCCTGGATCATGGATTGGACGGTCCGCCGCAAATGATCCCCTTCATTGCGGCAGGGAATTATAACGGAAAAAAGCACAGAAGGAGCAACCACCCTTCGCAAAGGATAACGGCAAAGGAGGTAAAAATGCTTACGCCGGACTGACGCCACGTGAGAGATCCGGCCTGCCTATGGCAACGGAGCAATTGGAGGGAACGGGGCTATAGTGGGAAATGGAGCTATGGGAGGCAGCGGGAAAACCGGCGGGAAAATACCTGACTCCACCACCTGGGCCTGGTCCTGCACAGCACCGGTTTCCATGTAGAATACCTTTACCTTGTACTCGGTCCCGGGAGCCAGGGGTCCCAGGAAAAACTGCCCGTCCTGATCGGTGAAGGTGTGACCGATAACGGGCCCAAGCTTATCCCCTTCCTTCCGAAACACGACCACCACGGCTCCCGGCACGGGCGTACCATCGGGCCGGCGCACCACCCCGCTGGCCAGCGCCCGGGGTTCGGGGAGGATGAAAAAGTCGTAATGCTGCTGGCTCCCACCGGGCGGGGTAACCAGGTCAAAACTGGTTAGTTGAAAGGCCATCCTGGACACTCCTTTTTGAGTGATTTCTGCTATGAACATACTATGAAAGGGCTAAAATATGGTGCTCGAATCCCCTGTGGAAATACTTTCCTGAAGGTTTCAGGCACCTGCAACTTACTTTTGGGGACCGGCACAGCGCCCTCCGGGCTCAAGGGTAGAACCGTTTTACGGCAGCGGAATCATATGCCGGCAGGGATCAAAGGCTTGATTCAGGAGCAGGGGAGAATTGTGGCGCTTTTCCGGTGGAAAATTGGGCGGCAACTTCCACTTAAGCCGGAACTTTTCCCAGCCGGCCCGCAGGGCCGCCCGGTAATCCATGCCTTCCCCGGTAAAGGTTTTCTGGCCGAAGTGGTAAACAAATACGTCTGCGGCCACCAGCAGCACAAAGCCGGCCAGCCTGGCCCGCAGGCAGAAATCGTCATCTTCAAAATTCCCGGGGTTAAAACGGGGGTCCAGCCCGCCAATGGTATTCAAAACCCGCCGCGTGAACAGCAGGCAAAAACCGCTGAGCACCGGGGCCGGATGGCACCGGCCGCAGTTTAGCAGTGCCAGCCGGCGGCTGAATTCCTCCAGCCGGTCCAGGGAAGGCAGGGCTACCGGCATGGTCTGCGTTACACCGCCACAGTTGGAGAGGGGACCCACCAGCCCGGCGCCGGGATACTTTCTTAGATGGGTTATGAGACCGGACAACCACCCCGGGGTTACCAGGGTATCGTTGTTTAAAAGCAAAAGGTAGTCGCCCCGGGCAACGGCCAGGCCCCGGTTGCAGGCGGCGGCAAAACCCAGGTTGCGACCGTTCTCCAGCAGCCGGATTCCAGGCACTGAGCGCAGGTGTTCCGTGGTGCCGTCGGTGGAACCGTTGTCCACCACAATAATTTCAACCGGTTCCGGGGTGTACTTGAAAATGCTATCCAGGCATAACACGGTCAGGCTTAGCTGGTTCCTCGTGGGAATGATAATCGAGGTAAGCTTTTCCTTTTCCATCAGAAAGGGCAAATCCTCTATCACCTGCCCTGGAAATGGTTGTCCTTAACCCTGCCCCTGAAACCACACGGTAATCACCGTATCCATGCCCGGCTTCTTGTTCCGAAATTTAATGCGGGCATATCGCAGGAAAAACTGGGGGACAAAAAGGTGCTTATCCCCGGGCTCGATCACGTACGACGATTCCCCGAAGGAACTCCAGGTCACTCCGTCCGGACTCAGCTCGGTCTGGGCCACCACAGGATTGGGACCATCATTGCGGACCAGAAAAGAAAAAGTCCGGATCCGGGAAAGATCAATGCTTTTGCTAAAACCTTCTACATCCCGGCTAACCAGATTACGCTGGACAATACTGGTGAACTCGGGTTCAGGGCATTCGGGAACGGGCTTGCGGTATAAGATAAGGCATAGGACAATGGCGACAGCTCCCAGCACAATCCCGGCAAAAATACCCAGCACACCCAGGTGCTCAAGGTTATCTTTTTGCCGTGCGAACCTGGAATCTTCCAGCATGGCACTAACTTTTGCCATAGACTTAGACCTCCATAATCAGATACCCGGTCAACATTGGCAGAATTGGAGGGGGAAGACCGCGGGAAAAACCGCGGTCTTCTCCTTGTTGTTAGCTCTGACCCTGGAAAAAGATATTCAGGGTCACGGCGCTGTTCGAGTCGACGGCAGCATAATATATACGTGCGTATTTCAAGAAAATAGCAGACACAAGGGTAGTTACATCGCCGGTGTTCAGGGTAACCGGGCCGGCCTCGTCGATCCAGCTGCTGCCGTCCGGGCTGATCTGCAGTTTAACAGTGGCGGGAGCAATCGTTGTGGAGGCGTTAACAACGCCAAACGTCCAGGTCCTGAGATTCAAAACGGTGTAAGTGGTATCGGGGCTTCCGGCAGTGTCTGTAACGTTTGCCCTCGTGACCGATACGTCAGTGGTGACCAGATTTGACAATACGGCCAGGCCGGTGCTGGTGATAGTCAGGCCCCCGACCGGCGGCGTGATCGACAAACCAGTATCCGGTGCCGTTACCAGCAGCCCGTTCGCCGGTGCGGTGACGGCCAGACCTGTACTGGTGATGGTCAGGCCCCCGACCGGCGGCGTGATCGATAAACCAGTATCCGGTGCCGTTACCAGCAACCCATTCGCCGGTGCGGTGACGGCCAGACCGGTGCTGGTGATGCTCAGGTTACCTGTTGAGTCGGTATTCAAGGCTACATTCTGGCTACCAAAGATTTTTATACGCGCTTGATCTGGATTGTCTTGAAAAATTTTATAGTTAGGCATAAGCTGTCCTCCTTCGCATGGTAAATTTTTACGTTCCGCTATTAGGGTATTCTTCATAGTTGTGGAAGGTTACAGGCCCTGTGCATAAATTAACAAAAAAACTATTTTATTGAATGAGGTATGAGAGATCATGGAGTCCAGAATCAGCTTGTGCATGATTGTAAAGGACGAAGAACAAAACATCCGCCGTTGCCTTCAAAGCGTGGCCGGGACCGTGGACGAAATAATTGTTGTAGATACGGGCTCTACCGACGGTACTTGTCAAATAGCCAGGGAATTTGGCGCTCTGGTCCAATCTTTCCCCTGGAATGACAATTTCAGTGACGCCCGCAATGCCTCGCTTGAACTGGCCACGGGAGACTGGATTTTGTTTCTGGATGCCGATGAAGAACTGGCCGGTGAAAGCAGGGAAGTGCTGCGCAGGCTGGCCAACGAAAAGAATGTAGAAGGTTATTTTGTCAAGATAATTAACTACGTAGGCAACGAGGGGTGGGTCGAAACCTGCCCGGACCTGGTCTTCCGTCTTTTCAAAAACCGAAAGGACTACCGGTTTCGCGGGGCTATCCACGAACAGATCGCAGACGTGATATTAGAACGAAACAGCCAGGCCAGGTACAAGATTGCCGAAGACCTGGTAATCCTGCATTACGGCTACCTGGACCGGCAAATTAAGGCAAAGGATAAAAAGAACCGGAATCTGGCCCTGCTCAGCCAGGAGCTAAACCGGAATCCGGACAACCGCCACCTTCGCTATCACTACGGTGTGGAGCTGTACCGGGCGGAAAGGTTTGATGAAGCAGCAGCAGAACTGGTCAGGGCGGCCAATGGTATCGATCCGAACACCATCTACCTGCCCAAACTCCTGCGTTACATCGTCCTGGCCTACCATGCCGCCCGCAAACCCGAACAGGCTTTAGAAATTGTCCAGCTCGGCCTGGATCTTTTTCCTAACTACGCAGACCTCTATTACTACGGCGGGTTGATCAGCTACGAACAAAAAGATTACGGGCGGGCGTACGAGTTCTTCCAAAGGGCGCTGTCCATGCCCGAACAGCCGGCCCACTACGCCCCTTTCGGCGGGACACGGGGTTTCCGTTCCCTTTACCAAATGGGACAGCTGGCGGAAGTTTTTTTAAACCACGAAGAAGCCATGCGTTATTACATCTTGAGCCTGCGGGATAACCCCCACTTCACCCCCGCCCTGGAAAGCATCACGCGCCTCTTAAAACCACAAGAAGATCCGGTTTACGCAAAAAAGTGCCTGGAACAGCTTTGTGAATTTTGTACTCCCCAGGCCAACCTCCTGATGGGGCAAATCCTTTTCCGC
Coding sequences within it:
- a CDS encoding class I SAM-dependent methyltransferase encodes the protein MSNPVISGERAVPGFSDPVTMAEHLARYEFALAFVASREVLDAACGVGYGTQMMAERAKKVVGVDIGQECLEYARENYAHPRVVYQQGDVCALPFPGGSFDVVVSFETIEHVADGETCVREAWRVLRPGGLYLVSTPNRLLISPGRGPQDPPVNSFHVREYTLEEFQELVGSCFQNLQLFRQNLEEEGRGRDPAVKSLLPGENAWFYVIVGVKGL
- a CDS encoding sulfatase codes for the protein MFFSILMITIDTLRADHLGCYGYQRETSPHLDALAREAILFRRAYSPCSYTLPAHTSIMTGKYVLHHSVGYRQGDGKMDSDQEVTLAEILLSLGWSTAAFVSCAVLDGHRGLSQGFVLYDDEMTRGEENRPHELVRDGPLTTARALAWLKDNTGQPFFVWIHYFDVHGPYIQPAPFNTFFRPEDYGKSPLLLPVVNEGEAGGIPRYQLLADDSDGVAKHQHDVRFYLARYDCGIRYEDHIVGDLLRALKEMGLWDELMVIVTADHGEALGENGVYFYHGLTLTPDQIHVPLIVKMPRSTGPAGVQVGVPVSTVDIMPTVLELMGFDYSHLALDGLPLQYALNTPDLVAQRAVHSDLECQGALICGKELHLWPRTPTISSPGYLYNPSLVSEEIKIYLF
- a CDS encoding phosphoadenosine phosphosulfate reductase family protein, translated to MFTEKIERSKEIIAAALEQAKGAMVTFSGGKDSLVLLHLIRTVQGGKIAIPVLNIDTGVKFPEIYRFIDKMQRLWGFNLVRENNIGAIPPEEIGRDQVQCCYRLKTVPLKRALEKYRVSHLFTAIRRDEHPARAGEDYISPREDHIRVQPLLHFTREDIWAYIRLHHLPYCSLYDRGYVSLGCRPCTGPAGPGEAERSGRAAAKERAMPDLRQLGYF
- the gmd gene encoding GDP-mannose 4,6-dehydratase; this translates as MKRALITGITGQDGSYLAEFLLEKGYRVYGLVRRSSVGNLERIKHLEKDLRLIPGDLTDQNSLIAALVEARPDEVYNLAAQSFVGVSWQQPVLTAQVTALGVTRMLEAIRTVNPRIRFFQASSSEMFGRAQETPQSENTPFYPRSPYGVAKVYGHYITVNYRESYGLFACSGILFNHESPRRGLEFVTRKVSDGVARIKLGLAGELRLGNLESRRDWGYAGDYVQAMWLMLQQDEPGDYVIATGETHSVRELVEIAFSHAGLDWRKYVVVDPRLYRPAEVDLLQGDYSKARSKLGWEPRVSFPELVRMMVDADLARWEKILRQGVPEDTFREKWKP
- a CDS encoding glycosyltransferase family 2 protein, which gives rise to MLVSIIIPVHNQLEHIQNCLRALWKNTSRAFPWELIIVDNNSDKQTAAWLKTLGGGVRLVSNSINLGFVHACNQGAAASRGKYLLFLNSDTRPLPGWLTALVAALQENPRAGAAGARLLYPDGRLQEAGAIIWRDGTGWNYGRGDDPALPRYNYPRPVDYCSGACLMVRADLFRAMGGFDPRYAPMYYEDADLCFGLRQAGWAVLYVPGAAVIHYDGGTAAAGSGGWRRYMTVNREKFVAKWKDVLRYHYPPSPENVERACCRPLNT
- a CDS encoding glycosyltransferase family 4 protein; its protein translation is MASVLFIDGALPSFPHPDRGWRVLRILRALVEAGHRVVYLLLRGERYEIYRPVFEEAGVEFYVEEGARIYRQVPVNCRVVGLDQLVREIPFHLAFIHFAANAAACIPVIRRHSPRTRIAVDTVDLAHIRLWREALVTGRREAVVEAYRHWEIETAVFRQADAVIAVTPLEAEMISRLAPGVKTVVIPIIADAWPQVNPFSSRQGLLYVGNFFHPPNADAVFYLVDHIWPHLQKDLPGVELYIVGHNPPREIRDRAADGIKVTGYVPSLAPYFGQCRLMVAPIRYGAGIKTKIVEAMAAGLPVVTTSMGAEGMGLQPGENVLLADDPVSFSRAVAALYQNQSLWDRLSQKGREHVRRHYSFPVVAPAIYSLLSS
- a CDS encoding glycosyltransferase family protein, encoding MEHFAFIICSQDDARYRRCLQYLLALERPDVQMEVLRVASRHSIAAAYNRALERSAATYKVYLHDDVFILNRHFCRDVLKIFRADPSIGLIGMCGCKKIPPRGMWWEGKSYGKVSHGDPPRVLLFNQPAGLYEVVQAVDGLLMVTRYDVPWREDIIDGFHFYDLSQCLEFARRGYRVVVPRQEEPWCYHRSPGRIDAEYERLRQVFLREYAEELSGE